From one Nothobranchius furzeri strain GRZ-AD chromosome 2, NfurGRZ-RIMD1, whole genome shotgun sequence genomic stretch:
- the tdrd6a gene encoding tudor domain-containing 6 isoform X2: MSSNTSLPAKGSDVTVYITRLHLQPLCVLVEFWGKVGHGNITDYEGLTKDIQSPGAIFKDLEGNPGDQCLTQIDGTWYRSRIVSRNGSKYSVYLLDKGVTYTTTSATLAWGKKEHFQSPPEVEHCVLANVLPLSENGWSPVALEFLRSLCGKSVAAQVQDVLEQQRIFLLHIPCISKQMFQMGFAKKLSSVAFQDFVFTSFKSHNKADSSSNVQQVLLTSSCQLRNEDLFMYPELSRGTVEIVIVKEVINPQRIFCQLKVFSQELKKLSEKITQNYEGRVSSCIVNPDMIGFPCAARGNDGKWYRCVLQQVFSENKAVEVISVDYGTKQIVQVENVRPLATEFFRMPVVTYMCSLHGITDKGLGWNTSQIDFLKSLLLNRTLTAKFEYQSIYERVYFVTLYGDDNTNMNTLFGSKERCLLEHDKRLGDYAIQSTTYNHRLSSPKERISTFPHTVTEKGENTVDKSPSEELALNSSHLAVVQHISTPSEFWIQTKKYQKELEELSERMNHIYQDTVKLHVKNPTPGLYCAAQAGNGEFYRATVTEVGETQVTVFFVDYGNKEVVDMCKIRILPPELKTLPQLALKCSLDGVMPKNEKWSQNVLDFFIQAVAEKEVNVHVKAKYSDCYSVQLTDDEAHCKRNVNAQVCQYILSERVESQRPPAVEGFMKAAFKSPPHVAYERLPGMHNNNGISFQSASGPISIEKKVPPFKEYKFPVGSFFDVIVSHIESPNDFWCQLVQNAECLQLLMHDLQAYYANSEYEPNVETACVAQHPSNGKWYRALVIQKHETPLVDVLFVDYGHTVTVSLYDLRRICPNFLNLHGQAFRCSLLNPFNTTLAINGWNEELMARFERFVQTTASNFIPLKCTIRAIMYSEQMIVYNIVDLETPFESISTCITNILTSGLPKKATEQKLHLDTYYHSTHNVKTGTEEHVTVTFVKNINHFYCHLDKNDDVIQNLRMTVNSLCQQLEKVKPPAVFGTLCFARYTDGKWYRAQIRATHPAVMVHFVDYGDTIEVHTSDLLPVPKEAHDIMSVPVQAVLCGLSDLPTNVPCEVNKWFETEATECQFQALIVAKQPDGKLLVELYQESTQINAKVRKEFHIELQTNENVLRQDWKDVSTSQIKNTSSSFPNQMTTSGNNKQAKKNNFSDSKHVQERNIAEKSTDVHLKSAQKSLSHCKNGRIRQKFELYKPPHQRQPCVTMPTNRFMQGKEAKQGKDDPQPETKLADSQTPETKNQTENYSEKLPTLADLPSKNITPGMSVDVYVSHCNNPLSFYVQCVNEEAEVVSLVEKLNDPESTAEDKNIKSVLPGDLIQAEFTDDLSWYRAVVKEICGDSVALVEFVDFGNTSMTPVFKMGRLPKSFVQLPVYSTHCMLSNAVLGESSLLNPDIVSAFKEDIGCCGERVFQCKFIRQVGSMWVVSLKVDGVDVVCKVPNEEDSEVVTKKQVNEHLAQITDVRHEGDDMEKSPANLSFTRYPDQEEIPEGKQFNSYITTINDDLTMWCQPTDSQELDKISSDISEIGNSADKLINPEVLVPGSPCAALFSDDQLWYRAEIVNKCGDELSVRFVDYGNESQVNIKDVKEIPLLLVQIPPQVFLCELEGFDTSCGSWNSGAAEELSTLTSDQSIQLTVTNVTRCNGKMKCLVQMSCEGQIINEVMKAWWTCSKTTDMPDLFNLAASFEPLVQPGFTTSAQEDQPNYPELQHVFSTDISQSNSEEQSADKITDASMTNEVLKLTHEKHGQYSEYSIQNVSFDKPAKEEQDFTEKENTLAATVIFPKDILTCDDEVDDTFCSVDDKDGQDALSLSCNLIMATGEEADDETTSVVHENAQEDCPLKENVIEAIAELESKTPDKENTSTYSLNNEPFVDADNIKHNEVAVSMGNSGTCSAAQMVPRNAVPQKTMDSVLDFSKQAKLRPFSVDVTVQLQEISVEQNSKDGDEITEEELHRKIPSHAKIKCISDEDASAYEEESLPGIVIRITDVAQQLKVPASSASTSDEDKLTEDDSLPLYDEKLYDYADPQIDSDLNKVDELTSLVEEISLTDIRQDSEDAETLTEDCDERSPTPPQNKRRSYLRSLISLWS; this comes from the exons ATGTCTTCAAATACAAGTCTTCCTGCAAAAGGGTCAGATGTAACGGTTTATATAACCAGGCTTCACTTGCAGCCCCTTTGTGTATTGGTTGAGTTCTGGGGAAAAGTTGGCCATGGGAACATAACAGATTACGAGGGCTTAACCAAAGACATTCAGTCTCCTGGAGCTATATTTAAAGACTTGGAAGGAAATCCTGGTGACCAGTGCTTGACTCAGATAGATGGCACTTGGTACAGATCACGCATTGTCTCAAGAAATGGCTCAAAATATAGTGTGTACCTCCTTGACAAAGGGGTGACCTACACCACCACCTCAGCCACGCTAGCATGGGGTAAGAAGGAGCATTTTCAGTCACCCCCTGAAGTAGAGCACTGTGTCCTGGCTAATGTGTTACCTCTCTCTGAGAATGGATGGTCTCCAGTGGCTCTTGAATTTTTGAGATCTCTCTGTGGAAAGTCTGTGGCAGCACAGGTGCAAGATGTACTGGAGCAACAGAGAATATTTCTCCTTCACATCCCTTGCATATCAAAACAAATGTTTCAAATGGGATTTGCCAAGAAGTTGTCTTCAGTAGCCTTTCAAGATTTTGTTTTCACATCATTCAAGTCCCACAATAAAGCTGATTCTTCCTCAAATGTCCAGCAGGTCTTGTTGACATCAAGTTGTCAACTGCGCAATGAAGACCTATTCATGTACCCAGAGCTGTCGAGAGGAACAGTGGAGATTGTGATTGTAAAAGAAGTCATAAATCCACAAAGGATTTTTTGCCAGTTGAAGGTTTTCTCACAAGAGTTAAAGAAACTCTCAGAGAAAATTACACAGAACTACGAGGGCAGAGTTTCCAGTTGCATAGTAAACCCTGACATGATTGGGTTTCCGTGCGCGGCAAGAGGAAATGATGGCAAGTGGTATCGTTGTGTCTTACAACAGGTGTTCTCAGAAAATAAAGCTGTTGAAGTCATCAGTGTTGACTATGGAACCAAGCAGATTGTCCAAGTGGAAAATGTAAGACCATTGGCCACAGAGTTCTTCAGGATGCCAGTTGTAACTTACATGTGCTCTCTCCACGGAATCACTGACAAAGGGTTGGGATGGAACACCAGTCAGATTGACTTCCTCAAATCCCTTCTACTTAACAGGACCTTGACTGCCAAGTTTGAGTACCAAAGCATCTATGAGAGGGTTTACTTTGTCACCTTGTATGGAGATGACAACACAAACATGAACACTTTGTTTGGTTCCAAGGAAAGATGTTTGCTTGAGCATGACAAAAGACTTGGAGATTATGCTATCCAAAGCACCACGTACAACCACCGGCTTTCATCTCCAAAAGAAAGAATCTCAACTTTTCCGCACACTGTGACGGAAAAAGGTGAAAATACAGTAGATAAGTCTCCATCTGAAGAACTTGCTCTGAActcttcacacttggctgtggtTCAACACATATCCACTCCATCAGAGTTTTGGATCCAAACCAAGAAGTATCAAAAGGAACTGGAGGAACTATCAGAAAGAATGAACCACATCTACCAAGATACAGTGAAATTACATGTGAAAAATCCAACTCCTGGCCTTTACTGTGCTGCCCAAGCAGGAAATGGGGAATTCTACAGAGCAACAGTGACAGAAGTTGGTGAAACACAAGTCACAGTGTTCTTTGTTGATTACGGGAACAAAGAAGTGGTTGACATGTGTAAAATCAGGATCCTCCCTCCCGAATTGAAAACATTGCCACAGCTGGCACTGAAATGCTCCTTGGATGGTGTCATGCCAAAAAATGAAAAATGGAGTCAAAATGTCTTGGATTTTTTCATTCAGGCAGTTGCAGAGAAAGAAGTCAATGTTCATGTAAAAGCAAAATACAGTGACTGCTATTCTGTCCAACTAACAGATGATGAAGCACATTGTAAGCGAAATGTCAATGCACAGGTGTGTCAATACATTCTCTCAGAAAGAGTTGAAAGTCAGAGACCACCAGCAGTTGAAGGCTTCATGAAAGCTGCCTTTAAAAGTCCACCCCATGTTGCTTATGAAAGACTCCCAGGTATGCATAACAACAATGGCATCTCTTTCCAGTCTGCATCTGGTCCTATCAGCATTGAGAAAAAAGTTCCTCCCTTTAAGGAGTACAAGTTTCCAGTTGGTAGTTTCTTTGATGTCATTGTTTCCCACATTGAAAGCCCAAATGACTTCTGGTGCCAGTTGGTACAAAATGCAGAGTGCTTGCAGTTACTTATGCATGACCTACAGGCATATTATGCCAACAGTGAATATGAGCCCAATGTAGAAACTGCTTGTGTTGCTCAACACCCTAGTAATGGAAAGTGGTACAGAGCCCTTgtgattcagaaacatgaaactcctCTTGTGGATGTTTTGTTTGTTGACTATGGGCATACTGTGACAGTGTCCCTTTATGACCTCCGAAGAATATGTCCAAATttcctcaaccttcatggtcaagCATTTCGATGCAGCCTGTTAAACCCATTCAACACCACATTGGCCATAAATGGATGGAACGAAGAATTGATGGCAAGGTTCGAACGTTTTGTACAAACAACTGCATCCAACTTCATACCCTTGAAGTGCACAATTCGTGCCATCATGTACAGTGAACAGATGATTGTTTATAACATTGTGGATCTAGAAACCCCTTTTGAGAGTATAAGCACGTGCATTACCAATATTCTCACAAGTGGCCTTCCCAAGAAAGCCACAGAGCAGAAGCTCCATCTGGACACATACTACCACTCAACACACAATGTCAAAACTGGCACAGAGGAACACGTCACAGTGACATTTGTGAAAAACATCAATCACTTTTACTGCCATCTGGATAAGAATGATGATGTGATTCAAAACCTCAGGATGACAGTGAACAGCCTTTGCCAGCAGCTTGAAAAGGTTAAACCTCCAGCAGTCTTTGGAACTTTGTGTTTTGCAAGATACACTGATGGGAAGTGGTACAGGGCTCAAATCAGAGCCACACATCCAGCAGTTATGGTTCACTTTGTGGATTATGGTGACACTATTGAAGTGCACACATCTGACTTGCTCCCAGTTCCAAAAGAGGCTCATGACATCATGTCTGTTCCTGTACAAGCAGTTTTGTGTGGGCTTTCTGATCTTCCTACTAATGTGCCTTGCGAGGTGAACAAATGGTTTGAGACAGAAGCAACCGAATGCCAATTTCAAGCACTGATTGTGGCCAAACAACCTGATGGCAAATTGCTGGTAGAACTGTACCAAGAAAGCACTCAAATCAATGCAAAGGTTAGGAAAGAGTTTCACATTGAGCTGCAAACAAATGAGAATGTTCTCCGTCAGGATTGGAAAGATGTTTCAACAAGTCAAATAAAGAATACATCATCAAGTTTTCCAAACCAAATGACAACATCTGGAAATAATAAACAAGCTAAAAAAAATAACTTCTCAGACTCCAAACATGTGCAGGAAAGGAACATTGCAGAAAAGTCGACTGATGTCCATCTGAAATCTGCACAGAAATCACTGAGTCATTGTAAAAATGGTCGCATCAGACAGAAGTTCGAGCTATATAAACCTCCACATCAAAGGCAACCATGCGTTACAATGCCAACTAACCGCTTCATGCAAGGTAAAGAAGCAAAACAGGGAAAAGATGACCCACAGCCTGAAACCAAGCTAGCGGATTCACAAACCCCCGAAACAAAAAACCAAACGGAAAATTATTCAGAAAAACTCCCTACACTTGCAGACTTGCCCTCAAAGAACATCACACCTGGTATGTCAGTGGATGTTTATGTATCACATTGCAACAACCCTCTAAGTTTCTACGTACAATGTGTCAATGAAGAAGCAGAGGTAGTTTCACTGGTGGAAAAGCTCAACGATCCAGAATCAACAGCAGAAGACAAAAATATCAAAAGTGTCCTTCCTGGTGATCTCATTCAAGCAGAGTTTACAGACGACTTGTCATGGTATCGAGCAGTTGTCAAAGAAATCTGTGGTGACTCAGTGGCTCTCGTTGAGTTTGTAGATTTTGGAAACACATCAATGACGCCAGTTTTCAAAATGGGCAGACTCCCCAAATCTTTTGTGCAGCTGCCTGTATACAGCACACATTGTATGCTGAGTAATGCTGTTTTAGGAGAGTCGAGCCTGCTCAATCCAGACATTGTTTCGGCATTCAAAGAAGACATTGGTTGCTGTGGAGAAAGAGTATTTCAATGCAAGTTCATTAGGCAGGTGGGATCAATGTGGGTGGTCAGTTTAAAAGTTGATGGAGTTGATGTTGTATGTAAAGTTCCTAATGAAGAAGACAGTGAAGTTGTCACAAAGAAACAAGTAAACGAGCATTTAGCTCAGATCACTGACGTCAGGCATGAAGGAGATGACATGGAGAAATCACCAGCAAACCTCTCTTTTACACGCTACCCAGATCAAGAGGAGATTCCAGAAGGGAAACAGTTTAATTCATACATCACCACCATTAATGATGACCTCACCATGTGGTGTCAGCCTACTGATTCACAGGAACTTGATAAAATATCTTCAGATATTTCAGAAATTGGCAATTCAGCAGATAAACTTATCAACCCAGAGGTTCTTGTTCCTGGAAGCCCCTGCGCTGCTCTCTTTTCTGATGATCAGCTCTGGTATCGTGCAGAGATAGTTAACAAATGTGGAGATGAACTGTCTGTACGTTTTGTTGACTATGGAAATGAGTCCCAAGTCAACATCAAAGATGTCAAAGAAATACCTCTGCTCTTGGTACAGATTCCACCACAGGTGTTTCTGTGTGAGCTTGAAGGCTTTGACACTTCATGTGGATCCTGGAACAGTGGCGCAGCAGAGGAATTGTCTACTCTTACTTCAGACCAATCGATACAGCTCACTGTCACCAATGTGACAAGATGTAATGGAAAAATGAAGTGTCTTGTGCAGATGAGCTGTGAAGGCCAAATAATAAATGAGGTGATGAAAGCCTGGTGGACGTGTTCCAAAACAACAGACATGCCAGACTTATTTAACCTCGCTGCTTCATTTGAACCACTAGTGCAACCTGGTTTCACCACTTCAGCGCAAGAGGACCAACCAAACTATCCTGAGCTCCAACATGTTTTTAGTACAGATATTTCACAAAGCAATAGTGAGGAGCAGAGTGCTGACAAGATCACAGACGCATCCATGACAAATGAAGTCCTAAAACTGACACATGAAAAACATGGCCAATACTCTGAATATTCAATTCAGAATGTGTCTTTTGACAAACCTGCAAAGGAAGAGCAAGATTTTACTGAAAAGGAAAATACACTTGCTGCCACAGTGATATTTCCTAAGGATATTTTGACATGTGATGATGAAGTGGATGACACATTTTGTTCAGTTGATGACAAAGATGGCCAAGATGCTTTGTCCTTAAGCTGTAACTTGATTATGGCCACTGGTGAAGAAGCTGATGATGAAACTACTTCAGTGGTTCATGAGAATGCCCAAGAAGATTGTCCGCTCAAGGAGAATGTTATCGAGGCCATAGCTGAGCTGGAGAGCAAAACACCTGACAAGGAAAATACCTCTACCTACAGCTTGAACAATGAGCCTTTTGTTG ATGCAGATAACATTAAACATAATGAAGTTGCCGTTTCCATGGGTAACTCTGGGacttgttcagcagcacaaatg